A genomic segment from Nocardiopsis sp. Huas11 encodes:
- a CDS encoding fumarylacetoacetate hydrolase family protein, with translation MKSAAASAPFAPFSGPFAISTLSAPGEARWPGLVTPDGRVLDLRTALDEPALTTLALLERWDEELPRLHNLARDPVGHWRPLADLAVHAPVEPRQIFQSGANYRQHVIDLGVAHRAPDDPRSAEEARAEIAAVMDKRAIEDLPYVFMGLPTSISGPYDDVVLPSWAEKPDWELELAAVISRPTYRITVEEALEHVAGYTIANDLTDRATVFRRDMPPIGTDWLRSKNAPGFTPLGPWIVPADSIADPSDLRVTLKLNGETMQDESTEDMVFDVARIISYISQSARLLPGDLVLTGSPAGNGIHWGRLLRDGDVMDGSVTGLGAQRTRCVTEEAR, from the coding sequence GTGAAATCCGCAGCCGCGTCGGCACCCTTCGCCCCCTTCTCGGGGCCGTTCGCCATCAGCACCCTTTCGGCACCGGGCGAGGCCCGGTGGCCGGGCCTCGTGACCCCGGACGGCCGGGTGCTCGACCTGCGCACGGCACTGGACGAACCCGCGCTGACCACGCTTGCGCTCCTGGAGCGCTGGGACGAGGAGCTGCCACGCCTGCACAACCTCGCCAGGGACCCTGTGGGCCACTGGCGGCCACTGGCGGATCTGGCGGTGCACGCGCCGGTCGAGCCCCGGCAGATCTTCCAGTCCGGCGCCAACTACCGGCAGCACGTGATCGACCTGGGGGTCGCCCACCGCGCTCCGGACGACCCGCGCAGCGCCGAGGAGGCCCGCGCCGAGATCGCGGCGGTCATGGACAAGCGGGCCATCGAGGACCTCCCGTACGTCTTTATGGGTCTGCCGACCTCGATCAGCGGCCCCTACGACGACGTGGTGCTGCCCTCCTGGGCCGAAAAGCCGGACTGGGAGCTGGAACTGGCCGCGGTGATCTCCCGTCCCACCTACCGGATCACCGTGGAAGAGGCGCTGGAACACGTCGCGGGCTACACCATCGCCAACGACCTCACCGACCGCGCGACCGTCTTCCGCCGGGACATGCCCCCGATCGGCACCGACTGGCTGCGCAGCAAGAACGCCCCCGGTTTCACCCCGCTCGGCCCGTGGATCGTCCCGGCCGACTCCATCGCGGACCCCTCCGACCTGCGGGTCACCCTGAAACTCAACGGCGAGACCATGCAGGACGAGTCCACCGAGGACATGGTCTTCGACGTCGCACGGATCATCTCGTACATCTCCCAGAGCGCCCGGCTGCTCCCCGGCGACCTGGTTCTCACCGGCAGCCCGGCCGGCAACGGCATCCACTGGGGCCGACTGCTGCGCGACGGTGACGTGATGGACGGCTCGGTCACCGGACTCGGCGCCCAGCGCACCCGCTGTGTCACGGAGGAGGCCCGATGA
- a CDS encoding cyclase family protein, which yields MTADRIDRTDPEAAIAEAAKAYSNWGRWGEDDVLGTLNFLDEAKRREGAALIRDGVSFSLSQAFDMDGPQKGWRRRTNPVHTMLATGTDAALGGQGFPHGFGGADDVIAMPLQCSTQWDGLGHIFDHGKAWNGRPAEEVVTSEGDLVTGIEHMAPHVAGRGVLLDVGLAIGQDGELPDGFAITEEHLTTTAASQGVTVGRGDLVLVRTGRLARARHEGWGDYAGGPAPGLSFSTAGWLRRSEIAGIATDTWGFEVRPNEFDHAFQPLHQVAIPHIGLLIGEMWDLDALAAHCAADGRYEFWLTAAPLPITGSVGSPVNPIAVK from the coding sequence ATGACGGCCGATCGTATCGACCGTACGGATCCCGAGGCGGCGATCGCCGAGGCGGCGAAGGCCTACTCGAACTGGGGCCGCTGGGGCGAGGACGACGTGCTCGGCACGCTCAACTTCCTCGACGAAGCCAAGCGCCGCGAGGGCGCGGCCCTGATCCGCGACGGCGTCAGCTTCTCCTTGTCGCAGGCCTTCGACATGGACGGCCCGCAGAAAGGCTGGCGTCGGCGTACGAACCCGGTGCACACCATGCTCGCCACCGGCACCGACGCCGCCCTGGGCGGCCAGGGCTTTCCACACGGGTTCGGCGGCGCCGACGACGTGATCGCCATGCCCCTGCAGTGCTCCACCCAATGGGACGGGCTCGGGCACATCTTCGATCACGGCAAGGCGTGGAACGGCCGCCCGGCGGAGGAGGTCGTCACCTCCGAAGGAGACCTGGTCACCGGCATCGAGCACATGGCTCCGCACGTCGCAGGGCGAGGCGTCCTCCTCGACGTGGGCCTGGCCATCGGCCAGGACGGCGAACTGCCCGACGGCTTCGCCATCACCGAGGAGCACCTGACCACGACCGCCGCCTCGCAAGGGGTGACCGTCGGTCGCGGAGACCTGGTCCTCGTGCGCACCGGGCGGCTGGCCCGCGCCCGTCACGAAGGCTGGGGAGACTACGCGGGCGGACCGGCGCCGGGGCTGAGCTTCAGCACGGCCGGCTGGCTGCGCCGAAGCGAGATCGCCGGAATCGCCACCGACACCTGGGGGTTCGAGGTGCGGCCCAACGAGTTCGACCACGCCTTCCAGCCCCTGCACCAGGTCGCCATCCCCCACATCGGCCTGCTCATCGGTGAGATGTGGGACCTCGACGCCCTCGCCGCACATTGCGCCGCCGACGGCCGGTACGAGTTCTGGCTCACCGCCGCGCCACTGCCCATCACCGGGTCCGTCGGCTCACCGGTGAATCCCATCGCCGTCAAGTAA
- a CDS encoding FAD-dependent oxidoreductase, producing MNDTRPRTVLVIGGGASGNAVTVLLRRAGIAVELVEAKPDWNVLGSGITLQGNALRVLREVGVWDKVQESGYAVDDVGLAAPDGTVFHVQQDIRTGGDDLPPIFGMQRPRLQEILCEAVRESGAAVRLGTTAEELVQDASGVTARFSDGTEGRYDLVIASDGVNSRTRAMIGISDKPEPTGMAIWRVPAPRPEGVERMTLSYGGTCYIAGYCPTSKNTIYAYLVEANRDRASIEPASYADEMRRLAAPYGGAWPEIAASITDPAEVNYTWFNRLLVEGSWHRGRVVLIGDAAHVCPPTLAQGAAMSLEDASVLAEMLSEEQDWSSLDALLTGYYERRIDRVRTVVEASVQLGQWQLNGVRDADAPGLMGRTMSVLKETP from the coding sequence ATGAACGACACCCGCCCCCGCACCGTCCTCGTCATAGGCGGCGGCGCGTCCGGCAACGCCGTGACCGTGCTGCTGCGTCGGGCGGGCATCGCCGTGGAACTGGTCGAGGCCAAACCCGACTGGAACGTGCTCGGCTCCGGTATCACCCTCCAGGGCAACGCGCTGCGCGTGCTGCGCGAAGTGGGCGTATGGGACAAGGTCCAGGAGAGCGGCTACGCCGTCGACGACGTCGGCCTGGCCGCACCCGACGGGACCGTGTTCCATGTCCAGCAGGACATCCGCACCGGCGGGGACGACCTGCCCCCGATCTTCGGCATGCAGCGGCCCCGGCTCCAGGAGATTCTGTGTGAGGCCGTTCGCGAGAGCGGCGCGGCGGTACGCCTCGGCACCACAGCCGAGGAACTGGTCCAGGACGCGTCCGGCGTCACCGCCCGGTTCAGCGACGGCACCGAGGGCCGCTACGACCTCGTCATCGCCTCCGACGGCGTCAACTCCCGCACGCGCGCGATGATCGGCATCAGCGACAAGCCCGAACCGACCGGCATGGCCATCTGGCGCGTCCCCGCACCCCGCCCCGAGGGCGTGGAGCGCATGACCCTGTCCTACGGCGGAACGTGCTACATCGCCGGCTACTGCCCCACCAGCAAGAACACCATCTACGCCTACCTCGTCGAGGCCAACCGCGACCGCGCCTCCATCGAGCCGGCCTCGTACGCGGACGAGATGCGGCGGCTGGCCGCGCCCTACGGGGGTGCGTGGCCGGAGATCGCCGCGAGCATCACCGACCCCGCCGAGGTCAACTACACCTGGTTCAACCGGCTGCTCGTCGAGGGCTCCTGGCACCGCGGCCGGGTCGTCCTGATCGGCGACGCGGCCCACGTCTGTCCCCCCACGCTCGCCCAGGGGGCGGCCATGTCGCTGGAGGACGCCTCCGTACTGGCCGAGATGCTGAGCGAGGAGCAGGACTGGAGCTCCCTCGACGCCCTACTGACCGGCTACTACGAACGCCGGATCGACCGTGTCCGCACGGTGGTCGAAGCGTCCGTGCAACTCGGTCAGTGGCAGCTGAACGGCGTCCGTGACGCCGACGCACCCGGTCTGATGGGCCGCACGATGTCCGTCCTGAAGGAGACCCCGTGA
- a CDS encoding amidohydrolase family protein yields the protein MNPVGPQNSAPTIDVHAHVLLPPVEDAVAGHPGLAAARDLDTRRNGPEAIAVSGPMFRDRIPRLTDVKARLAAMDASGIDVQMVSPSPSHYHYWADEDLARTVWELANEGTAAHVAQAPERLHGLGLVPLQHPDLAVEALDHALDLGLRGVEISSHAPGRELSDPAYEPLWTRAEETGAILFLHPFGCTLDERLDRWYLSNTVGQPTENAVALSHLIFSGVLDRHPGARIVAAHGGGYLPTHIGRSDHAWLARTDTRGCARPPSSYLKQLYFDSLVHDPYVLRELIRVAGPDRVLLGSDFPFDMGTDDPLSALRAVTDLPAAHFHAVRGGNAAALLHLARTI from the coding sequence GTGAACCCCGTGGGTCCCCAGAACAGCGCACCCACGATCGACGTCCACGCGCACGTCCTGCTGCCGCCGGTCGAGGACGCCGTCGCCGGACACCCCGGGCTGGCCGCCGCCCGCGATCTCGACACCCGCCGCAACGGCCCCGAAGCCATCGCCGTCAGCGGCCCGATGTTCCGGGACCGTATCCCGAGGCTGACCGACGTCAAGGCCCGGCTCGCCGCGATGGACGCCTCCGGGATCGACGTCCAGATGGTCTCGCCGTCTCCGTCCCACTACCACTACTGGGCCGACGAGGACCTGGCCCGTACGGTGTGGGAACTGGCCAACGAGGGCACCGCCGCGCACGTCGCCCAGGCCCCGGAACGGCTGCACGGCCTCGGCCTCGTCCCGCTCCAGCACCCGGACCTCGCCGTCGAAGCACTCGATCACGCCCTCGACCTGGGCCTGCGCGGTGTCGAGATCTCCAGCCACGCGCCGGGACGCGAACTGTCGGACCCCGCATACGAACCGCTGTGGACACGGGCCGAGGAAACCGGAGCGATCCTCTTCCTGCACCCCTTCGGCTGCACGCTCGACGAGCGCCTCGACCGCTGGTACCTGTCCAATACCGTCGGCCAGCCCACCGAGAACGCCGTCGCGCTCTCCCACCTGATCTTCTCCGGAGTCCTGGACAGACACCCGGGGGCGCGCATCGTCGCCGCTCACGGCGGCGGCTACCTGCCCACGCACATCGGCCGTTCCGACCACGCCTGGCTCGCCCGAACCGACACCCGCGGCTGCGCCCGCCCGCCCAGCAGCTACCTCAAGCAGCTGTACTTCGACTCACTCGTCCACGACCCGTACGTCCTGCGCGAGCTGATCCGGGTGGCCGGCCCCGACAGGGTCCTGCTCGGCTCCGACTTCCCCTTCGACATGGGCACCGACGACCCGCTCAGCGCGCTGCGCGCCGTCACGGACCTGCCTGCCGCCCACTTCCACGCAGTACGCGGCGGCAACGCGGCAGCGCTGCTCCACCTTGCCCGCACCATCTGA
- a CDS encoding VOC family protein: MNARLLTHLRHVDLAVPDYDKQLDFYAGVWGLTKVAEDSGISFLAAEGSPEQYIVRLRKAKEKRLDLISYGAANPADVDTIAAQLLAGGVQLISEPGRVDTPGGGYGFRFFDIDGRTIEVSADVEARRHRRIEEKESIPVRLSHVVLNSTDATATRAWYEQHLGFRLSDSLSIPHMGEIMHFMRISSQHHSMAIASGPHTSLQHISFEMRGIDEYMRGSGRVMRSGARNIWGPGRHMAGDNTFMYFLDPHGNTVEYTTELEELDEDTWHPHIYDLSQPENSDQWGTANPMNEMVGKEMQNDVDPGVFVAPPV, from the coding sequence ATGAACGCACGCCTGCTCACCCACCTGCGGCACGTCGACCTGGCCGTGCCGGACTATGACAAGCAGCTCGACTTCTACGCCGGCGTCTGGGGCCTGACCAAGGTCGCCGAGGACTCCGGCATCTCCTTCCTGGCCGCCGAGGGCTCCCCCGAGCAGTACATCGTCCGCCTCCGCAAGGCGAAGGAGAAGCGCCTCGACCTCATCTCCTACGGCGCGGCGAACCCCGCCGACGTGGACACGATCGCCGCGCAGCTCCTCGCGGGTGGAGTGCAGTTGATCTCCGAGCCGGGCAGAGTCGACACCCCCGGTGGCGGCTACGGCTTCCGCTTCTTCGACATCGACGGCCGCACCATCGAGGTCTCCGCCGACGTCGAGGCGCGCCGGCACCGCCGTATCGAGGAGAAGGAGTCCATCCCCGTCCGCCTCTCGCACGTCGTCCTCAACTCCACCGACGCGACCGCCACCCGCGCCTGGTACGAGCAGCACCTCGGCTTCCGGCTGTCCGACTCGCTCAGCATTCCGCACATGGGCGAGATCATGCACTTCATGCGGATCAGCAGCCAGCACCACTCCATGGCCATCGCCAGCGGTCCGCACACCTCCCTGCAGCACATCTCCTTCGAGATGCGCGGCATCGACGAGTACATGCGCGGCTCCGGCCGCGTGATGCGCTCCGGCGCCCGCAATATCTGGGGCCCCGGGCGGCACATGGCGGGCGACAACACCTTCATGTACTTCCTCGACCCGCACGGCAACACCGTGGAGTACACCACCGAGCTCGAAGAGCTGGACGAGGACACCTGGCACCCGCACATCTACGACCTGTCCCAGCCCGAGAACTCCGACCAGTGGGGCACGGCCAACCCGATGAACGAGATGGTCGGCAAGGAAATGCAGAACGACGTCGACCCCGGCGTCTTCGTCGCTCCGCCGGTCTGA
- a CDS encoding fumarylacetoacetate hydrolase family protein: MRFATYEQHGRSRLATVEDDGVLHPCPDRASLLDLIQLGPEALRAAGTASLDVPRGPHVSQVRLLPPLRPPSVRDFVTFEEHVEGVRRSVDGISGAPDAWYDAPTFYFTNPYAVIGPGDPVPVPPGCQALDFELEVAAVIGREGSDLTPEQARDHIIGYTIYNDWSARDLQSREMKVGLGPCKAKDTATTLGPYFVTADELEPYRDSDGFLRLALTAEINGEVIGKDLLSNMSWTFEEMTAYASRGTYVRPGDVLGSGTCGNGGCLAELWGVRGRQDPPPLKPGDTVTLTVEGIGSVSNTVVAGAAPVPLPTARTRPRLRP; the protein is encoded by the coding sequence ATGCGTTTCGCCACGTACGAGCAGCACGGCCGCAGCCGTCTCGCCACCGTCGAGGACGACGGTGTCCTCCACCCCTGCCCCGACCGAGCCTCGCTTCTCGATCTGATCCAACTCGGTCCCGAGGCCCTGCGCGCGGCGGGCACCGCAAGCCTGGACGTGCCGCGCGGGCCGCACGTCTCCCAAGTGCGACTGTTGCCGCCGCTCCGACCGCCGTCCGTGCGCGACTTCGTCACGTTCGAGGAGCACGTCGAGGGCGTACGACGCAGCGTCGACGGGATCTCGGGCGCCCCGGACGCCTGGTACGACGCGCCCACCTTCTACTTCACCAACCCCTACGCGGTCATCGGCCCGGGCGATCCCGTCCCCGTGCCGCCCGGCTGTCAGGCACTGGACTTCGAGCTCGAAGTCGCCGCGGTCATCGGCCGCGAGGGCAGCGACCTCACCCCCGAGCAGGCCCGCGACCACATCATCGGCTACACCATCTACAACGACTGGTCCGCACGCGACCTTCAGTCCCGCGAGATGAAGGTCGGCCTCGGCCCCTGCAAGGCCAAGGACACCGCCACGACCCTCGGCCCGTACTTCGTCACCGCCGACGAACTGGAGCCGTACCGCGACAGCGACGGATTCCTGCGCCTGGCGCTGACTGCCGAGATCAACGGCGAGGTCATCGGTAAGGACCTGCTGTCCAACATGAGCTGGACCTTCGAGGAGATGACCGCGTACGCCTCCAGGGGCACATACGTACGCCCCGGAGATGTGCTCGGCTCCGGCACCTGCGGCAACGGCGGCTGCCTCGCTGAGCTCTGGGGTGTGCGCGGCCGCCAGGACCCGCCACCGCTGAAGCCCGGAGACACCGTCACCCTCACGGTCGAGGGCATCGGCAGTGTCTCCAACACCGTGGTCGCCGGAGCGGCTCCAGTGCCCCTGCCGACCGCCCGCACACGTCCCCGGCTGCGCCCGTGA
- the cas6 gene encoding CRISPR system precrRNA processing endoribonuclease RAMP protein Cas6, translating to MPTQWSLTPTPPPPPGVSPSHVHALACLLLEDPASEHTAQVKAFTAALPAGTARGSVAASAPTLLLSWLDEPTEPDLASRITGPVRLGSHTAHLSLAARRTVPYTRLAATAPTPRVRVEFTTPAYVNRGGRQLPLPDPELLLEGLARRWAAFSPHPLPCDATAEALGMVHLARHDTRTVPVGTGRHQRTGFVGHAVFGLPRASPAARRSFTALWAFAEFAGVGAQTTHGLGHVRVRLRPETGHPTQRGGTDRPQRTGRNRPVSTRPTPPRTQNAGT from the coding sequence GTGCCCACCCAGTGGTCACTCACCCCCACGCCCCCGCCACCCCCTGGCGTCTCCCCCTCGCACGTGCACGCTCTGGCCTGCCTCCTACTGGAGGACCCGGCGAGCGAGCACACCGCCCAGGTCAAAGCCTTCACCGCGGCCCTGCCCGCCGGGACCGCCCGGGGATCCGTGGCCGCCTCGGCGCCGACGCTGCTGCTGAGCTGGCTGGACGAGCCCACCGAACCCGACCTGGCCAGCCGGATCACCGGCCCGGTCCGTCTCGGCTCGCACACAGCCCACCTGTCCCTGGCCGCGCGCCGCACCGTGCCCTACACGCGCTTGGCCGCCACGGCGCCCACGCCCCGGGTCCGGGTCGAGTTCACCACCCCCGCCTACGTCAACCGGGGCGGACGCCAACTCCCCCTGCCCGACCCCGAACTCCTGCTGGAGGGGCTCGCGCGCCGCTGGGCCGCGTTCAGCCCCCACCCGCTGCCCTGCGACGCCACCGCCGAGGCCCTGGGGATGGTGCACCTGGCCCGCCACGACACCCGCACCGTGCCTGTCGGTACCGGACGCCACCAGCGCACCGGGTTCGTCGGGCACGCCGTCTTCGGACTGCCCCGGGCCTCGCCTGCCGCCCGGCGGTCCTTTACCGCCCTGTGGGCGTTCGCCGAGTTCGCCGGGGTGGGCGCTCAGACCACCCACGGGTTGGGGCACGTGCGGGTCCGCCTGCGCCCGGAGACCGGCCACCCCACCCAACGAGGAGGCACGGACCGGCCACAACGGACCGGCCGCAACAGGCCCGTATCCACCAGACCGACTCCGCCCCGTACACAGAACGCAGGCACATGA
- a CDS encoding type III-B CRISPR-associated protein Cas10/Cmr2 has translation MSERDLVVISLSGVQRFITESRSTLDLRAASRIIARLAAEATDLIAAVPGASLVFPACGTGRPEGQDTSDRALAGEAMPNRVIALLPARTGETVARQVKEHLCHTVWPSWVETVFAPDGDPLPALNWPLVQWVVAPDTGGSYDQQWHRAQEHLAARKNIRDFAQDWAEQEEPCSLSPRWPASPLPPGLRPHEKDVLCAVNWVRRRWHADIEPGSGIASTSAIASAPYRDAALRLWGRDEVVTRTIWSLHTAASGIDTQGVRDHPLPGVRRVKGERAADWLAVNGGRWVYPSTWNAASLAREFELDAADQKVAAKVAAGHAAAKELAEALEKHGVGAPCAYLAVLVQDLDSMGAFLSGEAPDRDGRCITVARDEHTRVSEALGQAAAHQRVLVHGVRGRVVYAGGDDLLALVPAADALAVADRCREDVPATLPTVSSGVLFFHHRSSLRHGLLRAQDALAAAKARKHKHGLGVGFVRHSGSHAQCVLPWQAENSTATKHLSVFVPSAGDRARLSPGLVQDLVECADALNNDKGLPVEVARAEVRRLTLRHTVSLDAVPGTTAPSSAVEGPNEQDERRRFAERAAASLEWMATQSGKRRVDESAARVAVFLRQEVL, from the coding sequence ATGAGTGAACGCGACCTGGTCGTCATCTCCCTGTCCGGTGTGCAGCGCTTCATCACCGAGTCCCGGAGCACCCTGGACCTGCGCGCGGCCAGCAGGATCATCGCCCGCCTGGCGGCCGAGGCCACCGACCTGATCGCCGCGGTCCCGGGCGCGAGCCTGGTCTTCCCCGCCTGTGGCACCGGCCGACCGGAGGGGCAGGACACGTCCGACCGCGCCTTGGCCGGAGAGGCCATGCCCAACCGTGTCATCGCCCTGCTGCCCGCCAGGACCGGTGAGACCGTGGCGCGGCAGGTCAAGGAACACCTGTGCCACACGGTCTGGCCTTCTTGGGTGGAGACCGTGTTCGCCCCGGACGGGGACCCCCTGCCCGCGTTGAACTGGCCGCTGGTGCAGTGGGTGGTCGCCCCGGACACAGGCGGTTCCTATGACCAGCAGTGGCACCGGGCCCAGGAGCACCTGGCGGCCCGCAAGAATATCCGGGACTTCGCCCAGGACTGGGCAGAGCAGGAAGAGCCGTGCTCGCTGTCCCCGCGCTGGCCGGCATCGCCCCTGCCGCCCGGGCTGCGCCCGCACGAGAAGGACGTGCTGTGCGCGGTGAACTGGGTGCGGCGCCGATGGCACGCCGACATCGAACCCGGATCGGGGATCGCCTCGACCAGCGCGATCGCCTCGGCGCCCTACCGGGACGCGGCTCTGCGCCTGTGGGGGCGCGACGAGGTGGTCACCCGGACGATCTGGAGCCTGCACACGGCAGCATCGGGAATCGACACCCAAGGGGTGCGGGACCACCCCCTGCCCGGGGTGCGCCGAGTCAAGGGGGAGCGGGCGGCCGACTGGCTGGCCGTGAACGGCGGACGGTGGGTCTACCCCTCCACCTGGAACGCGGCGTCACTGGCCCGCGAGTTCGAGCTCGACGCCGCCGACCAGAAAGTGGCCGCGAAGGTGGCCGCCGGTCACGCGGCAGCCAAGGAACTCGCCGAGGCCTTGGAGAAGCACGGGGTGGGGGCTCCCTGCGCGTATCTGGCGGTCCTGGTGCAGGACCTGGATTCGATGGGGGCGTTCCTGTCGGGTGAGGCGCCCGATCGCGATGGCAGGTGCATCACGGTGGCCCGGGACGAGCACACCCGCGTCTCCGAGGCGCTGGGACAGGCGGCCGCACACCAGCGGGTGTTGGTGCACGGTGTGCGGGGCCGGGTGGTCTACGCGGGCGGGGACGACCTGTTGGCCCTGGTGCCCGCAGCAGATGCCCTGGCCGTCGCCGACCGCTGCCGGGAAGACGTTCCCGCGACGCTGCCGACGGTGAGTAGCGGCGTGCTGTTCTTCCACCACCGCTCGTCGCTGCGCCATGGCCTGCTGCGCGCGCAGGACGCCCTGGCCGCGGCCAAGGCCCGCAAGCACAAGCACGGGCTGGGGGTGGGGTTCGTCCGCCACAGCGGCTCCCACGCCCAGTGCGTGCTGCCCTGGCAGGCCGAGAACAGCACGGCCACAAAGCACCTGTCGGTGTTCGTCCCCTCCGCCGGAGACCGTGCACGGCTGTCCCCGGGCCTGGTGCAGGACCTGGTCGAGTGCGCTGATGCGCTCAACAACGACAAAGGGCTGCCTGTGGAGGTGGCCCGCGCCGAGGTCCGCAGGCTCACCCTGCGCCACACCGTGTCCCTGGACGCCGTGCCCGGCACCACGGCCCCGAGCTCGGCCGTCGAGGGCCCAAACGAGCAGGACGAACGGCGCCGCTTCGCCGAGCGGGCCGCCGCCTCGCTGGAGTGGATGGCTACCCAGTCCGGGAAGCGGCGGGTGGACGAATCCGCGGCCAGGGTCGCTGTGTTCCTACGTCAGGAGGTGTTGTGA
- a CDS encoding type III-B CRISPR module-associated Cmr3 family protein, with the protein MSPTGPTAEEAREGRWAVIEPRDTVHVRDGRAFDAGEDSTAYTVRPWPSTVAGALAKALGGEPSCVRGPVLVHQPKPDKREVFFPVPADLVTSSQAGRSEVWRLSVPDRAPEGVVTDLDEQAPQAKGARVPSYARRSEPLTGWVPATVLSSYLAGTLFGSRRSTSTADIRLRDPVLFETRVGLGRDADTRTAEDGKLYRTSHIRLQDRWQFAAQYVPARDDEPPPRGPVPFGGRGRLAEICLDEQLAWPPVPDEFPNGQMLLYVVTPGIWARGWIPPLDPGTVLVGACVPEPVVVSTASPNDTYREFLASRASYWAVPAGSVYYLKFPSPETALVWARTWHNHALEPARPRLDTAGFGVVLTGVWP; encoded by the coding sequence GTGAGTCCGACCGGTCCCACTGCCGAGGAGGCCCGCGAGGGCCGCTGGGCCGTGATCGAGCCCCGCGACACCGTGCACGTGCGCGACGGGCGCGCCTTCGACGCGGGAGAGGATTCGACGGCCTACACCGTGCGCCCGTGGCCGTCGACGGTGGCCGGTGCGCTCGCCAAGGCCCTGGGCGGTGAACCCTCGTGTGTACGGGGCCCCGTCCTGGTGCACCAGCCCAAGCCGGACAAGCGCGAGGTGTTCTTTCCCGTCCCCGCCGACCTGGTCACCTCTTCCCAAGCAGGCCGGTCGGAGGTGTGGCGCCTGTCCGTCCCGGACCGGGCCCCGGAGGGCGTGGTCACCGACCTGGATGAGCAGGCACCCCAGGCCAAGGGGGCCCGCGTGCCCTCCTACGCTCGCCGAAGCGAACCACTCACCGGCTGGGTACCCGCCACGGTCCTGTCCTCCTATCTGGCCGGGACACTGTTCGGCAGTCGGCGCTCCACCAGCACAGCGGACATCCGCCTGCGCGATCCCGTGCTCTTCGAGACCAGGGTCGGGCTGGGGCGCGACGCAGACACCCGGACCGCCGAGGACGGCAAGCTCTACCGCACCAGCCACATCCGCCTGCAGGACCGGTGGCAGTTCGCGGCCCAATACGTCCCCGCACGCGATGACGAGCCCCCGCCCCGTGGTCCGGTGCCGTTCGGAGGGCGCGGCAGGCTGGCCGAGATCTGCCTCGACGAGCAGCTCGCCTGGCCCCCCGTTCCTGATGAGTTCCCCAACGGCCAGATGCTGCTGTACGTGGTCACCCCGGGGATCTGGGCGCGGGGGTGGATCCCGCCGCTGGATCCGGGCACCGTCCTGGTCGGGGCGTGCGTGCCCGAGCCTGTGGTGGTCTCCACCGCCTCCCCCAACGACACCTACCGGGAGTTCCTGGCCAGCCGTGCTTCGTACTGGGCCGTCCCCGCGGGATCTGTCTACTACCTGAAGTTCCCTTCCCCCGAGACCGCCCTGGTGTGGGCCCGCACATGGCACAACCATGCGCTGGAGCCCGCCCGTCCGCGCCTGGACACGGCGGGATTCGGTGTCGTCCTGACTGGAGTGTGGCCGTGA